A stretch of DNA from Cellulomonas xiejunii:
CCCGAACGGGTGCTGCTACCCACCGGTACGGAGGACCTAGGTCCTGCAGCGCACACCGCAGGGCTCAGTGCTGGTCCGCGGCGCGCTCGTCGTCCCGCTCGACGGCCAACCGGGCCCACAGCTCGTCGACCTGGGCGCGCAGGTCGACCTCGCTGCCCGAGCCGTCGAGGACCACGTCCGCGACCGCGAGCCGGTCCTCGTCACGAGCCTGCGCGGCGACGCGTGCCTCCGCGTCAGCGCGCGGCATGCCGCGCAGGCGCACCAGCCGCTCGACCCGCAGCACCGCGGGGGCGTGCACGACCACGACGACGTGGAAGTCGTCCGCCTGGCCGGTCTCCACCAGCAGCGGGATGTCCTGGACGACCACGGCCCCCGCGTCGAGCGCAGCTGCGGCGGCTTCGCGCTCGGCCGCCAGGCGCCGCACGACCGGATGCACGATCGCGTCGAGCCGGGCGCGCGCCTCCGGGTCGGAGAACACGATCCGGGCGAGCGCGGCCCGGTCCAGCGCGCCGGCGTCGTCGACGACGCCGGTGCCGAACGCCGCCACGACCTCGTCGAGGCCCACCGTGCCGGGCGCCACCGCCTCACGGGCCAGCACGTCGGCGTCGACGACCACGGCGCCCAGCTCGTGGAACCTGCGGGCGGCGACCGACTTGCCTGCCGCGATGCCTCCGGTCAGCCCGATCCTCTGCATCGCCCCATCGTGGCGTCCTGCGCGGCCGCGCGCGACCCCCTGGCGCGACGACGGCCGGTCACCCGAAGGTGACCGGCCGTCGTCGTGCTACCGGTGCGGGCAGGCCCGCGCGGCGTCAGTTGCCGGTGAGCTTCTCACGCAGCGCGGCGAGCGCCTCGTCCGACGCGAGCGTCCCGGTGACCTCCTCGGTCGCCGACGAGTACGTCGACGGCGCCGGGCTGCTGCTGGAGCTGCTGCTGGCCGGGGTCTCCGAGGTGGACGCGTCGAGGTCCGCCTGGGCGGCAGCGGCGACCTGCTTGCGGTGCGCCTCCCAGCGCTCGTGCGCGGCCGCGTACTGGGCCTCCCACGTCTCGCGCTGCGCCTCGAAGCCCTCGAGCCACTCGTTGGTGGTCGAGTCGAAGCCCTCGGGGTACTTGTAGTTCCCCTGCTCGTCGTACTCGGCCGCCATGCCGTACAGCGCGGGGTCGAAGTCGTCCGACTCGGGGTCGAAGCCCTCGTTCGCCTGCTTCAGCGACAGCGAGATGCGGCGACGCTCGAGGTCGATGTCGATGACCTTGACGAAGACGTCGTCGCCGACCTGGACGACCTGCTCCGGGATCTCGACGTGGCGCACGGCCAGCTCCGAGATGTGGACCAGGCCCTCGATGCCGTCCTCGACGCGCACGAACGCGCCGAAGGGGACCAGCTTGGTGACCTTGCCGGGCACGACCTGGCCGATGGCGTGCGTCCGGGCGAACGCCTGCCACGGGTCCTCCTGCGTCGCCTTGAGCGACAGGGAGACGCGCTCGCGGTCGAAGTCGACCTCGAGCACCTCGACCGTGACCTCCTGGCCGACCTCGACGACCTCGGAGGGGTGGTCGATGTGCTTCCAGGAGAGCTCGGAGACGTGCACGAGCCCGTCCACGCCACCCAGGTCGACGAACGCACCGAAGTTGACGATCGAGGACACGACACCGGGGCGGACCTGGCCCTTCTGCAGCGTCTGCAGGAAGGTCGAGCGCACCTCGGACTGGGTCTGCTCGAGCCAGGCACGGCGCGACAGGACCACGTTGTTGCGGTTCTTGTCGAGCTCGATGATCTTGGCCTCGATCTCCTTGCCGACGTACGGCTGGAGGTCGCGCACACGACGCATCTCGACGAGGGAGGCGGGCAGGAAGCCGCGCAGGCCGATGTCGAGGATGAGGCCACCCTTGACGACCTCGATGACGGTGCCGGTGACGACGCCGTCCTCTTCCTTGATCTTCTCGATCGTGCCCCACGCGCGCTCGTACTGCGCACGCTTCTTGGACAGGATCAGACGACCTTCCTTGTCCTCCTTCTGGAGGACCAGGGCCTCGACCTCGTCGCCGACCTTCACGACCTCGCCGGGGTCCACGTCGTGCTTGATGGACAGCTCACGGGAGGGGATGACGCCCTCGGTCTTGTAACCGATGTCGAGCAGGACCTCGTCACGGTCGACCTTGACGATGGTGCCCTCGACGATGTCGCCATCGTTGAAGTACTTGATGGTGGCGTCGATCGCGGCGAGGAAGTCCTCAGCCGTACCGATGTCGTTCACCGCGACCTGCGGGCTGGCGGGCTTCGCGGGGGTGGAGATGCTCATGTAGTGGTGGACTCCGATGCGGACAGGAAGTAGGACGGACAGGGATGGTGCGTGACAGGGCGCCACGGCTCGAGCTGCCCCGCAGCCGCGCACGTCAGGAACGGCGGATGTCGAGGACCGGTACGCACGAGGACGCGCGGGACCGCCGTCCACCCTATCGGGTGGACGGCCGGGCAGGCAAAGGGAACGTCACGCGAGAGCGCGCGCGACGGTCAGCAGGTTCTGGGGGACGAACTTGACCTTGCCCGCGACCTCGGACAGGGGCACCAGCACGACCTCCTCGCCGCGGATCGCGGTCATCACGTTCGTCGTCCCCTCGGTCACCGCGTCGATCGCGGCGACGCCGAACCGGGACGCGAGGATGCGGTCCGCCGCCGTGGGGATGCCGCCGCGCTGCGTGTGCCCGAGCACGGTGACACGGGTGTCGAACCCGGTGCGCTGCTCGATCTCGACCTTGAGCCGTTCGCCGATGGCGCCGGCGACGATCTCGCCGAACTTCCCGACCTGCGTCTCGTAGTGCATCGTCGTGCCCTCGGCCGGCACGGCGCCCTCGGCGACGACGACGATCGAGAAGCTCGCGTGGGCGCGGTGACGGTGCTTGAGGAACTTCTCGATCCGGTTGATGTCGAACGGCTCCTCGGGCGCGAGCACCAGCTCGGCGCCACCCGCGATGCCCGACGTGACCGCGATCCAGCCCGCGTGCCGCCCCATCACCTCGACGATCATCACGCGGTTGTGGGACTCCGCCGTCGTGTGGATCCGGTCGATCGCCTCGGTGGCGATGCTGACGGCCGTGTCGAACCCGATCGACGCGTCCGTCGCCCAGACGTCGTTGTCGATCGTCTTGGGGATGCCCACGACCTTCACGCCCGCTTCGGCGACCTTGCTGGCCGCGTTGAGCGTGCCGTCACCACCGATGCAGATCAGCGCCTCGATGCGCTCCGCCTCGAGGGTGGCGAGCGCGGCGTCCAGACCGCCGTCCGAGGCGTGGGGGTGGTAGCGCGCCGTGCCCAGCAACGTGCCACCGGTCGGCAGGACGTTGCGGATGTCCCGGCGGGTCAGCGGCTGGACGTCGCCGTCGACGACGCCCTTCCAGCCGTTGCGGAAGCCGATGATCGAGTGGCCGTGCTCCCCCTCCCCCCGCTTGACGACCGCACGGATCGCGGCGTTCAGACCCGGGACGTCGCCGCCTCCGGTGAGCAGACCGACTCGCACGCTGGAAGCTCCTCGTTCGCAGGGGTCACCCCCGTCAAAGTTTCGGGGGCTGGCGCGCGTCGACGCGCACCGTTCACCACACTATCCACCCCCGCGGCGCCACCGGCACGCCTTCGGTCCCGAGACCCCCTGGTGCGCCCGTGCCGTGGCGGCTCAGGCCGGCCGCCCCAGGTCCAGGTCACGCCCGGGGATCGCGTCGAGGAGTGTGCGCGTGTACGTCGTCCGAGGTGCGTCGAACACGTCGTCGACGGTGCCGCGCTCCACGACGCGCCCCTCCTGCATCACGCACACCTCGTCGGCGACCTGACGCACGACCGCGAGGTCATGGCTGATGAACAGGTACGTCAGGCCGAGTCGTTCCTGCAGCTCGGCGAGCAGGCGCAGGATCTGGGACTGGACGATGACGTCGAGCGCCGAGACCGCCTCGTCGCACACGACCAGCTCGGGCTCCAGCGCCAGGGCCCGCGCGATCGCGACGCGCTGCCGCTGGCCCCCCGACAGCTCCGCCGGGTACCGGCGCAGCAGCCCCGCAGGCAGTGCGACCTGCTCCATGAGCTCGCGGACGCGCGCGTGGCGCGACGCGCGGTCGCCGATGCGGTGGGCGCGCAAGGGCTCCTCGACCGTGCGGTACACCGTGAAGAGCGGGTCGAGCGACGCGTACGGGTCCTGGAAGATCGGCTGCACGCGCCTGCGGAACGCCACCTCCCCGGAACGGTCGCGCTGCACGACGTCGGCGCCGTCGAACCGGATCGATCCCGATGTCGGCTCGAGGAGACCGAGCATCATGCGCGCGACCGTCGACTTGCCCGAGCCGGACTCCCCCACGACCGCGAGGGTGCGTCCCCGCGGCACCGCGAGACTGACCTCGTCCACCGCGGTGAAGTCGGCGGAGCGCCCCAGCAGCCCGCGCCCCCGGATCGTGAAGACCTTCGTGACGTGGTCGACCTCGACCAGCGGCCGGACCGCGTCCTGCGGCTCCGCAGGGCGCCGTGGGGCGGTCGCGGTCGCCGGGGTGGAGCCGGTCGCCGGCGCGGGTGCGACCAGCAGGTCCTGCTCGGGCGTCCCCCCGACCTCGACACCGTGGCGTGCGAGCTCGATGCGGCGCGATGCCAACGAGGGCGCGGCCGCGAGCAGCCGCCGCGTGTACTCGTGCCGGGGCTCGGTGAGGATCGAGCGCGCGTCACCCTCCTCGACCACCTCGCCGCGGTACATCACGACCACCCGGTCCGCGCGCTCCGCCGCGAGCCCCAGGTCGTGGGTGATGAGCAGCACCGCCACCCCCAGCCGATCCGTGAGGTCGGTCAGCCCGTCGAGGATCGTGCGCTGGACGGTCACGTCGAGGGCCGACGTCGGCTCGTCGGCGATGAGGAGGTGCGGACGTGCCGCCAGGCCCATCGCGATGAGCGCCCGCTGCCGCATGCCGCCCGAGAACTCGTGCGGGTACTGCTGCGCGCGTCGCTCGGCGTCCGGCAGTCCCGCCTCGGCGAGGAGCTCGATGGTCCGCGCCCGCGCCCGACGTCCGCGGACGACGCCGGTGTCCTGCAGCGTCTCGTCGACCTGGGCCCCCACGCGGCGCACCGGGTTGAGATTCGACATCGGGTCCTGCGGCACCATGCCGATGCGCGAGCCGCGCAGGCGGCGCATCGCGTCCGGGCCGAGGGCGGCGAGGTCCTCGCCCTCGAACAGGATCTGCCCGGCGGTCACCGAGCCGTTGGCCGCGAGCAGCCCGATGACGGCCGCAGCGGTGGTCGACTTGCCGGAGCCGGACTCCCCCACGACGGCCACCGTCTGCCCCGCGTGCACGTCGAACGAGACCCCGCGCACCGCGGTCGCGCTGCCGGACTCCGTCCGGAAGGTGACCTCGAGGTCCCGGATGCTCAGCAGCGGGGTGCCGGCCGATCCCTGCGGTGCGTCGGTCACGCTCATCGCCTCCTCGATCGCGGGTCGAGCGCCTCGCGCAGCGCCTCGCCGAACAGGGTGAAGCCCAGTGCCGTCACGGAGATGCAGATGCCGGGCCACAGCGCGAGGCGCGGCGCGATCTCCAGCTCGTTCTGCGCCGCGACGAGCATGCGTCCCCACTCCGCGGTGGTCGGCGACCCGCCACCGAGCCCGAGGAAGGACAGCGCGGCGGCCTCGATGACGGCCGTCGCGAGCAGGAGGGTCGCCTGCACGATGACCGGGGAGACGCTGTTGGGCAGGACGTGGCTCATCGTGACGGTGCGTCGCGACAGCCCGAGCGAGCGGGCCGCGAGGACGTAGTCCTGCCCCTTCTGCGCGAGCATCGACCCGCGCAGCAGGCGGGCGAAGACGGGCACCTGCACCACGCCGATCGCGACGATCACCGCGGACGGCGTCTGGCCCGCGACGGCCGCGACGGACACCGCCAGCAGCAGGCTCGGCACGGCGAGCATGAGGTCGACCAGACGCATCGCGGCGGAGTCGACCCAACCGCCGAACGCACCCGCGAGCAGGCCGACGAGCAGGCCGCCCGCCAGGCCCAGCAGCGTGGACAGCACACCGATGCGCAGCGACGCGCGCGCCCCCCAGACGAGCTGGGACAGCACGTCGGCCCCGTAGCGGTCGAGCCCCAGGGGGTGCTCGGGAGACGGACCGGGGATGAACGTCGGCCGGATCTGGGCGCGGCCGGGGAGCGCGCCCGGACCGTACGACGCGATCACCGGGGCGAGCAGTGCGACGGCCACGAAGGCGAGGACGATGACGACCCCCAGGATCGCTGCGGGGTTGCGCAGCAACCGCCGCCCAGCGACGCGCCAGAGCGCCTCCCCCGCCCGGCGGTCCTCCGCCAGGGCCAGACCTGCGTCGACCGGTCCCTGCGGGACCTCGTACACCTCGGGCGCGCTCATCGCGTCCTCGTCCTCGGGTCGATCAGTCCGTACGACACGTCCACCGCCAGGTTCACCAGGGCGTAGACCACGGCGATGAGCAGGATGAACCCCTGCAGGACCGCGTAGTCGAGGTTGAAGACGGCGTCGGCGAGGAACTTGCCGATGCCGGGGAAGGCGAAGACGGTCTCGGTGAGCACGGCACCGGACAGCAGCAGCCCCACCTGCAGGCCGATCGTCGTGGACACCGGGAGCATCGCGTTGTGCAGGATGACGCGGCTGCGCACGTGCGCCGGGGACAGGCCCTTGGCGCGGGCGGTCCGGACGTAGTCGGCGTGCTGCACGTCGATGACCGACGCCCGAGTGATGCGCGCGATGATCGCCAGGGGGATCGTGCCGAGGGCGAGCGCGGGGAGCACCAGGTGCACGAGGGCGTCCCAGCTCGCGTCCCACTCGCGGGTCAGCAGACCGTCGAGCACGTAGAAGCGGGTGGGGTGCGTCGCGATCATCGCCGCGTCCTGACGCCCGGTGGACGGGAACCAGCCGAGCTGCACCGCGAACAGCCACTTGAGCAGGAACGCGAGGAAGAACACGGGAATCGTGACGCCGAGCAGCGACGTGAAGACCGCCGCGTGGTCGACGAGGCGCCCCTGGTGGCGCGCGGCGAGGTACCCCAGCGGGATGCCGATGCCGACGGCGACGACCAGGGCGACGAGCGAGAGCTCGACGGTGGCCGGGAAGCGCGCCCAGAACTCGTCGAGGACGGGACGGCCCGTGCGGGTCGACACGCCGAAGTTGCCCTGCAGGAGCTGGCCGAGCCACGTGACGTACTGCTGCGGCAGCGGCCGGTCGAACCCGTAGAGCTGGTTGATGCGCTCCACGGCCTCGGGGGTGGCGCGCTCCCCCAGGAGGGCCGTCGCCGGCCCTCCCGGGAGAGCGCGCACCCACAGGAACAGCAGGACCGACAACCCGAGCAGGGTGGGGATGAGCAGCGCCAGGCGCCGCAGGATCAGTCGGGTCATCTGGTCCGGCCGCTCCTCAGTCGCCCAGGGTGATCACGTTGTAGACCTCGTCCTGCACCGGCGAGGCCGGGTAGCCGTGGACGTCGGCCTTGAACGCGAGCGACGGCACGGGGTGCGCGAGCGGGACTCCGGGGAGGAAGTCGAGGATCGCCGCGTTCGCGGCCTCGTACGCCTCCCGCTGCGCGTCGACGTCCGCGACGTACCGGGCGTCGTTGATCGCCGTGAACAGCTCGGGGTTGTCGAAGCCCCACTCGTTCGAGGTTCCCCCGAAGAACACGCCGATGAAGTTGTAGGTGTCGTTGTAGTCGCCGGTCCACCCGAGCAGGTGCAGGCCGTGCTGGGGGCCGCCCTGGATCTTGTCGAGGTACTCGGGGTTCCACGGGTCCGGCACGGGGTTCACGGTGATGCCCACGGCCTCGAGGTCCGCCGTGATCGCGGTGAACACCTGCTCCGGTGTGGGCATGTAGGGCCGTGAGACGTTCGTCGGGTAGTTGAAGTCGATCGTGAGGTCCGACTTCCCCGCCTCGGCGAGCAGCGCCCGTGCCTTGTCGGGGTCGTAGTCGTACGTCGCCACGTCGGCGTTCCACCCGGCCACCGCCGGCGGGACGAAGTTCGAGGCCACCTCGGTCCCCTCGGGCAGCGTCTGGGCGACGAGCGCCTCCTTGTCGATCGCGTGCGCGATCGCCTGGCGCACCTTGAGGTCGGCGAGGTCGGGGTTGGCCTGGTTCATCCCGAGGTAGAGGACGTTGAACGGCTCGCGGTCGACGATCTGGAAGCCTGCCTCCTCGAGCGCCACGACGTCGGCCGGCCCGACGAGGTCGTACCCGTCGATGTCACCGGCCTGCAGCGCCTGACGGCGCGCGGTGGCGTCGGAGATGATCGGGAAGACGATGCGCCGCACCTGCCCCTGCTCGCCCCAGTAGCCGTCGTACGCGCTGAGCACGACCTCCTCGCCCGGGCTCCACGACTCGAACGTGTACGGCCCGGTACCGGTGGGGTGGCTGGTCGCGTACTCGGGGAGCACCGGCGCCTCGCCGTCGCCCGTCACGCCGTCCGCGTCGTACTTCTCGAGTGCGGTCGGCGACTGCATGGAGAACGCCGGCAGGGACAGCGCCGAGACGAGCTCGGGCAGCGGGCTCTGCAGGTGGATGACCGCCGTGGTCGCGTCGGGCGCCTCGCACGACTCGTACTTACCGGTGCCGTTCAGGCTCGCCACGTCACTGCTCGCGAACCCGCCGTTGACCTTCTGCCAGTAGTACGACAGGGACTCGGACTGCAGGACCCCGGTGAAGTTGTTCCAGCGATCGAAGTTGAAGCACACGGCGTCGCCGTCGAAGTCGGTTCCGTCCTGGAAGGTCACGTCGTCCTTCAGGTGGAACGTGTACTCGAGGCCGTCGTCACTGACGTCCCACGACTCGGCGAGCAGCGGGGCGGGATCGGCCGTGCCCGGCTCCACGCCGACGAGCCCCTCGAAGATCTGCCGCGCGACGCGGAACGACTCGCCGTCGCTCGCGAACGCGGGGTCCAGCGACGACGGGTCGCCCGACGCCGCGAAGATGAACGTGTCGCGCCCTGCGCCGGACTCACCGCCGGCCGTGCTTCCACCGGCCTCCCTGTCGCTCGCGGCGCACGCGGTCAGGGCGAGACCCACCACCAGTCCCCCCGCGACGATCTGCCATCTGGTCCTCACAGCTGCCACCTCTCGTCAGGAGCACGGCGTGATGTGCATCGCGCCACGCGGGAACCCGGTGAACGCTAGGTGCGGCGTGTCACGCGGTTGTTACGCATTGGTACGGATTGGGCATCGGACAGACTGGCACCATGTCGGACGAATCATCGAAGGACGCGCTGGCGGAGGCCGGGTACCGCACGGTGCCGGACGAGCTGGGCGGACGCGCGGCACGCGGGTGGTGGGACGCGAACGCGCAGGAGTACCTCGACGAGCACGGCGCGTTCCTCGGTCCCGAGGACCTGCTGTGGTGCCCCGAGGGGCTGCGCGAGTCGCAGGCCGCTC
This window harbors:
- the coaE gene encoding dephospho-CoA kinase, producing the protein MQRIGLTGGIAAGKSVAARRFHELGAVVVDADVLAREAVAPGTVGLDEVVAAFGTGVVDDAGALDRAALARIVFSDPEARARLDAIVHPVVRRLAAEREAAAAALDAGAVVVQDIPLLVETGQADDFHVVVVVHAPAVLRVERLVRLRGMPRADAEARVAAQARDEDRLAVADVVLDGSGSEVDLRAQVDELWARLAVERDDERAADQH
- the rpsA gene encoding 30S ribosomal protein S1 gives rise to the protein MSISTPAKPASPQVAVNDIGTAEDFLAAIDATIKYFNDGDIVEGTIVKVDRDEVLLDIGYKTEGVIPSRELSIKHDVDPGEVVKVGDEVEALVLQKEDKEGRLILSKKRAQYERAWGTIEKIKEEDGVVTGTVIEVVKGGLILDIGLRGFLPASLVEMRRVRDLQPYVGKEIEAKIIELDKNRNNVVLSRRAWLEQTQSEVRSTFLQTLQKGQVRPGVVSSIVNFGAFVDLGGVDGLVHVSELSWKHIDHPSEVVEVGQEVTVEVLEVDFDRERVSLSLKATQEDPWQAFARTHAIGQVVPGKVTKLVPFGAFVRVEDGIEGLVHISELAVRHVEIPEQVVQVGDDVFVKVIDIDLERRRISLSLKQANEGFDPESDDFDPALYGMAAEYDEQGNYKYPEGFDSTTNEWLEGFEAQRETWEAQYAAAHERWEAHRKQVAAAAQADLDASTSETPASSSSSSSPAPSTYSSATEEVTGTLASDEALAALREKLTGN
- a CDS encoding 6-phosphofructokinase; translation: MRVGLLTGGGDVPGLNAAIRAVVKRGEGEHGHSIIGFRNGWKGVVDGDVQPLTRRDIRNVLPTGGTLLGTARYHPHASDGGLDAALATLEAERIEALICIGGDGTLNAASKVAEAGVKVVGIPKTIDNDVWATDASIGFDTAVSIATEAIDRIHTTAESHNRVMIVEVMGRHAGWIAVTSGIAGGAELVLAPEEPFDINRIEKFLKHRHRAHASFSIVVVAEGAVPAEGTTMHYETQVGKFGEIVAGAIGERLKVEIEQRTGFDTRVTVLGHTQRGGIPTAADRILASRFGVAAIDAVTEGTTNVMTAIRGEEVVLVPLSEVAGKVKFVPQNLLTVARALA
- a CDS encoding dipeptide ABC transporter ATP-binding protein yields the protein MSVTDAPQGSAGTPLLSIRDLEVTFRTESGSATAVRGVSFDVHAGQTVAVVGESGSGKSTTAAAVIGLLAANGSVTAGQILFEGEDLAALGPDAMRRLRGSRIGMVPQDPMSNLNPVRRVGAQVDETLQDTGVVRGRRARARTIELLAEAGLPDAERRAQQYPHEFSGGMRQRALIAMGLAARPHLLIADEPTSALDVTVQRTILDGLTDLTDRLGVAVLLITHDLGLAAERADRVVVMYRGEVVEEGDARSILTEPRHEYTRRLLAAAPSLASRRIELARHGVEVGGTPEQDLLVAPAPATGSTPATATAPRRPAEPQDAVRPLVEVDHVTKVFTIRGRGLLGRSADFTAVDEVSLAVPRGRTLAVVGESGSGKSTVARMMLGLLEPTSGSIRFDGADVVQRDRSGEVAFRRRVQPIFQDPYASLDPLFTVYRTVEEPLRAHRIGDRASRHARVRELMEQVALPAGLLRRYPAELSGGQRQRVAIARALALEPELVVCDEAVSALDVIVQSQILRLLAELQERLGLTYLFISHDLAVVRQVADEVCVMQEGRVVERGTVDDVFDAPRTTYTRTLLDAIPGRDLDLGRPA
- a CDS encoding ABC transporter permease translates to MSAPEVYEVPQGPVDAGLALAEDRRAGEALWRVAGRRLLRNPAAILGVVIVLAFVAVALLAPVIASYGPGALPGRAQIRPTFIPGPSPEHPLGLDRYGADVLSQLVWGARASLRIGVLSTLLGLAGGLLVGLLAGAFGGWVDSAAMRLVDLMLAVPSLLLAVSVAAVAGQTPSAVIVAIGVVQVPVFARLLRGSMLAQKGQDYVLAARSLGLSRRTVTMSHVLPNSVSPVIVQATLLLATAVIEAAALSFLGLGGGSPTTAEWGRMLVAAQNELEIAPRLALWPGICISVTALGFTLFGEALREALDPRSRRR
- a CDS encoding ABC transporter permease; this encodes MTRLILRRLALLIPTLLGLSVLLFLWVRALPGGPATALLGERATPEAVERINQLYGFDRPLPQQYVTWLGQLLQGNFGVSTRTGRPVLDEFWARFPATVELSLVALVVAVGIGIPLGYLAARHQGRLVDHAAVFTSLLGVTIPVFFLAFLLKWLFAVQLGWFPSTGRQDAAMIATHPTRFYVLDGLLTREWDASWDALVHLVLPALALGTIPLAIIARITRASVIDVQHADYVRTARAKGLSPAHVRSRVILHNAMLPVSTTIGLQVGLLLSGAVLTETVFAFPGIGKFLADAVFNLDYAVLQGFILLIAVVYALVNLAVDVSYGLIDPRTRTR
- a CDS encoding ABC transporter substrate-binding protein — its product is MRTRWQIVAGGLVVGLALTACAASDREAGGSTAGGESGAGRDTFIFAASGDPSSLDPAFASDGESFRVARQIFEGLVGVEPGTADPAPLLAESWDVSDDGLEYTFHLKDDVTFQDGTDFDGDAVCFNFDRWNNFTGVLQSESLSYYWQKVNGGFASSDVASLNGTGKYESCEAPDATTAVIHLQSPLPELVSALSLPAFSMQSPTALEKYDADGVTGDGEAPVLPEYATSHPTGTGPYTFESWSPGEEVVLSAYDGYWGEQGQVRRIVFPIISDATARRQALQAGDIDGYDLVGPADVVALEEAGFQIVDREPFNVLYLGMNQANPDLADLKVRQAIAHAIDKEALVAQTLPEGTEVASNFVPPAVAGWNADVATYDYDPDKARALLAEAGKSDLTIDFNYPTNVSRPYMPTPEQVFTAITADLEAVGITVNPVPDPWNPEYLDKIQGGPQHGLHLLGWTGDYNDTYNFIGVFFGGTSNEWGFDNPELFTAINDARYVADVDAQREAYEAANAAILDFLPGVPLAHPVPSLAFKADVHGYPASPVQDEVYNVITLGD